The window ACGACTCAAACAACTATTCCCAACCTTAAACCTACAATTACGATTGAAGATTTCGAGAAACTTGACTTGCGCGTTGCAACTGTCATCGCTGCTGAAAAAGTCCCTCGCGCTGATAAACTCTTGAAACTCACGCTGAAACTTGGCCATGAAGAGCGTGTCATTCTTGCAGGAATTGCTGAGCATTACACGCCCGAGGAGATGATTGGCAAAAATGTTGTTGTCGTTGCTAATCTTGCACCTCGTAAAATGCGCGGCATTGAGTCGCAAGGTATGCTCTTAGCGGTTACAGGTTCAGATGGCAAGGTTCATGTCGTTGAACCTACAGGCGAAGGCATCAATGGCATGCCCGTAAAGTAGTAACAACAAGCTGTTCTTCTACGCTGTACTCAATGCTTTTGCGGCGTTGTAAATGCGTAATCAATTGCTTTTTGCTTGCAGCTATCGACACATGTTCCACAGAGCACACATTCGGGGTGTTCCAAACGCCCTGATTGTACCATCTGCGCCACATTAAGACTCATTGGGCAATTGCGCGTGCACACCTCACATTTGACGCATTTGTCGGGTGTGACTGCAAGACGCAGCGCTGGCAGATGCAACGTATTGCTCACCTTTCGTCCAATTACCATAAAGGGCGACATCCAACAGATACGATGACAAGCCGCGCGCCGCCCTGCAATCAACGCTGTAGAAAAAAACACCACTAACACAGTGTAATAGACAATGTAGCCGCTAGTATCACCAACGGACACACCGCTGTGCGTACGGTAGAAAAAGTCTACACGTTCATAGCCTCCTGCAAAGAAGGCGACGAGCGCTAAGGAGGTAATCCAGGGTATCCAAATTGCCCATCGTATCCAGTCACGGGGTTTTTCC of the [Chlorobium] sp. 445 genome contains:
- a CDS encoding 4Fe-4S ferredoxin; amino-acid sequence: MKAKMKPMRALVMRQSIRKALLLVALLLWPVTLYYFSPALIFEGTSERLINGSFIVFSALLFLSLIFGRVWCGWLCPGAALQEMLFAVNDKRLEKPRDWIRWAIWIPWITSLALVAFFAGGYERVDFFYRTHSGVSVGDTSGYIVYYTVLVVFFSTALIAGRRAACHRICWMSPFMVIGRKVSNTLHLPALRLAVTPDKCVKCEVCTRNCPMSLNVAQMVQSGRLEHPECVLCGTCVDSCKQKAIDYAFTTPQKH